CCGAGGTCCACCCCCGCGCCGGGAAATGCGGCCCGATCCGGTCTACGACTCGGTACTGGTCACGCAGTTCGTCAACAAGGTGCTCCAGCGCGGCAAGCGGTCGCTGGCCGAGCGCATCGTCTACGACGCCCTCTCGACGGTGGGCGAGCGCACCGGCGCAGAGCCCGCCGTCGTCCTGAAGCGCGCCGTGGAGAACGTGAAGCCGCAGCTGGAAGTGCGCAGCCGGAGGGTGGGCGGTGCCACCTACCAGGTG
The window above is part of the bacterium genome. Proteins encoded here:
- the rpsG gene encoding 30S ribosomal protein S7 gives rise to the protein MPRRGPPPRREMRPDPVYDSVLVTQFVNKVLQRGKRSLAERIVYDALSTVGERTGAEPAVVLKRAVENVKPQLEVRSRRVGGATYQVPVDVRPRRQTTLAIRWIVGYARDRRERTMAARLAGELLDASNNTGASIKRKEDLHKMAESNKAFAHYRW